The nucleotide sequence CACTCCACTGCCTGGTTCGAGGTGCCGAGCGGGCGTGTCTACGCATGTGAAGAGGTAGCCCCCGCCGCCCCTTCAGTCAGGAACAGACACCCGATGTCCTCATTGCGCCTTTCCACCTTCTTCATTTCCAGAGGGATCCTCAGCCAGGAAGCCTGGGACGGCGCGGAGGCACAGGCTTCCATCGCCGGCAAGACGGTCCTGCGGCACCTGGTGGATACGCAGATGATCACCACGGCACAGGCCAGCGAAGCTTTCGCCTACAGCCGCGGATGGACCTACTACCCCCTGGGCACGGACCTGGAAATCCCCGAAGAGGTCATCGGACTGCTCAAGGACCCCTTCGCCCGTGAGCACCAGCTGATTCCCGTCTCCCGGGAAGGCGACGAACTAACGGTTGCCGTGCGCAACCCCTCCGACCTGAACGTTTCCAAGCTGCTGCGCGGCGCGACAGGCCTGAGCATCAACCTGGTCTACTCCACCGGCGATGAACTCACCCGCAGCGTCCACAAGTACTACTCCACCTCGGCCGAGGCACGGCGCAAGGGCGAACTGGCCACCAAGGCCGTGGAAGCCAGCAGCGTCAGGTACCAGGGCATCGGCAAGCTTGCGGACACCGGTGAGATCGTCGACGCGCTGAACATCATTATCGAAGGCGCCCTGCGTGTAGGGGCTTCCGATATTCACCTGGAGCCGGCGGAGCACCACCTCTCCGTCAGGTACTCCGTGGACGGCAAGCTCGTGTCCGAGCCCATCCAGTCCCGCTCCATCGCTCCCCGCCTTGCGTCACTGATCAAGACGCGCGCCAAGATGAACTCCGCTGCGCTGACCAACCAGGACGGCGGCATCCGCCACACCTATGAAGGCAGGGACTACGACATCCGTGTCGCGGTCCTGCCGACCAACTGGGGCGAGTCGATCACGATGCGTCTGGGCGCCGAAACAGTCCGCGACCTCACCGAGATCGGCTTCGCCACCGACACCGAGGCGCGCTGGCGCAGGGTTCTCGCCCAGCCCAACGGCATCTCACTGGCTGTGGGCCCCATGGGTTCGGGCAAGACGACCCTGCTGTACGCCAGCCTTGCCGAGCTCATGAAGGAGCAGCGCAAGATCGTCTCCCTTGAAGCCCCTGTGGAAATGAACTTCCCCTCCGGCATCACCCAGGTCTCCATCAACCCCGGGCAGAAGCTCACCTGGGAAGGGGCCATGGAGACCGTGCTCCGCAGCGCCGCCTCGGCCCTGCTGGTCGGTGAAATCAACAAGGAGGAGGTCGCCCACACAGCCATCAACGCCGCCATGACCGGCCACCTCGTCCTGTCGACCCTGCACACCAACGATGCCCCCGGCGCCGTCGTGCGTCTGAGGGAAATGGGGATCCGGCCCTCCGTGCTTGCCGACACCATGCGTTCGGTCTGCGCCCAGCGGCTGCCCAGGACCCTGTGCGAATGCAAGGTCCTCGAGGCCCCGTCCCAGCAGCTGATCCGCGACTTCGGACTCGACGCCGAATCCCTGGCCGCCAACGAATGGTTCGGCCCCAACCCTGCCGGCTGCCGTGTCTGCGCCGGCCGCGGCTACAAGGGACGCACCCCGATCCACGAACTGATGACCTTCCCTGCCGAGATCCGGGACCTGATCACAGAAGACGTTCCGAACCGCCTCATCGGCGAAGCCGCCCGGCGCAACGGGATGCGCACCCTCCAGGAAGACGGCCTGCTCAAGGCACGAGCCGGGATCACCAGCCTGTCCGAAATCCGCAGCAACATCCTCATTGACTAGGAGCACACCCCCATTGACTGAAACCCCGACGGTGCAGGCGCCGGCCGCCAGATACATTGATGCACTGCTCTCCAGGACCCTGGACATGCACGGCTCCGACCTCCACCTGGCCGCCGGCAAGCCCCCGTGGGTCAGCCGGCACGGCGTCATCATGCCCATGGAAGGAATCACCAATGTCTTTAGCGGCCCGCAGCTCGTCTCGATGTTCAAGCAGATGGTTGCCGCGACCGAATGGTCCCGGTATATGGCCAACAAGCGCCTGGACTTCTCCTACTCGATTCCGCAGTCACGGTTCCGTGTGCACTTCGCCGTCTCGGGCGGCCAGCCGATGGCAGTGTTCCGAACAATCCCCAACGAAGTGCCCGACTACGACGATCTGGGCCTGCCCCCGGGCGTGAAGGACCTCATCCACCTCGAGTCCGGGATCATCCCGTTCGTCGGGGTTACCGGCTCCGGCAAGTCCTCATCCCTGGCGGCGCTGATCAAGCTGGCCAAGAACGCCTACTCCAAGAAGATCATCACGATCGAAAACCCGGTGGAATTCAAGCACGCGGACGGCAAATCGCTGATCATCCAGCGCGAGATCGGCCCGGACGTGGACTCCTTCGCCCTGGGCATTGAGGATGCCATGCGTGAGGCGCCGGACATCATCGTCGTCGGTGAGATGCGCGACCCGGAAACCATGATGGCAGCCATTACGGCCGCCACCTCCGGGCACCTGGTCCTGACGAC is from Arthrobacter sp. zg-Y1110 and encodes:
- a CDS encoding GspE/PulE family protein: MSSLRLSTFFISRGILSQEAWDGAEAQASIAGKTVLRHLVDTQMITTAQASEAFAYSRGWTYYPLGTDLEIPEEVIGLLKDPFAREHQLIPVSREGDELTVAVRNPSDLNVSKLLRGATGLSINLVYSTGDELTRSVHKYYSTSAEARRKGELATKAVEASSVRYQGIGKLADTGEIVDALNIIIEGALRVGASDIHLEPAEHHLSVRYSVDGKLVSEPIQSRSIAPRLASLIKTRAKMNSAALTNQDGGIRHTYEGRDYDIRVAVLPTNWGESITMRLGAETVRDLTEIGFATDTEARWRRVLAQPNGISLAVGPMGSGKTTLLYASLAELMKEQRKIVSLEAPVEMNFPSGITQVSINPGQKLTWEGAMETVLRSAASALLVGEINKEEVAHTAINAAMTGHLVLSTLHTNDAPGAVVRLREMGIRPSVLADTMRSVCAQRLPRTLCECKVLEAPSQQLIRDFGLDAESLAANEWFGPNPAGCRVCAGRGYKGRTPIHELMTFPAEIRDLITEDVPNRLIGEAARRNGMRTLQEDGLLKARAGITSLSEIRSNILID
- a CDS encoding type IV pilus twitching motility protein PilT, which gives rise to MTETPTVQAPAARYIDALLSRTLDMHGSDLHLAAGKPPWVSRHGVIMPMEGITNVFSGPQLVSMFKQMVAATEWSRYMANKRLDFSYSIPQSRFRVHFAVSGGQPMAVFRTIPNEVPDYDDLGLPPGVKDLIHLESGIIPFVGVTGSGKSSSLAALIKLAKNAYSKKIITIENPVEFKHADGKSLIIQREIGPDVDSFALGIEDAMREAPDIIVVGEMRDPETMMAAITAATSGHLVLTTIHAESTADVPTRILDSMPESRVADVRAQLSRSLRAAVYQKLLPKKGGEGRVLAAEVMMMNSAIANMIRQNDLEGIASQLMVKSSGSIPFEVSLVNLVADGIVNESAAIRAELTPGSYMRQKAAGRR